The Tubulanus polymorphus chromosome 3, tnTubPoly1.2, whole genome shotgun sequence nucleotide sequence TAAACCACCAATAACTAGGAAACGgaacaacaaaaaatatcatcaaaatttcttggattttgATTCAAAGTGGATAAGATAATGCTCATCAATTTGATCCAGCTTTCACTTACATCTTTTCTTTCTTTCCTCCTCATTTTCATCGAGATCACTTGATTTCTTCATCAGAGCCCCACCACCAGTTGCCTTCCCTTTCCGTCCATTGCCAGAGGATTTCGCCTTTTTCGAAACGCCTGTGGAACATCCGTGAAATATTACATGTGATAGTGAGGGATGTATATTTGCAGATTAATACTTAGGCTATGGTGgacaaatttgaattattagagTTGTGATTATAATTGCTACAAAATTACGAAACTATAGTGGCGATGATTAGGGAAgtatccattttttttcatcctCCACAAGAACAAATCCTAGCGCGCAAAAAGAAATttcccgaatcagccaccataggaataacattcataattttggatacatatttaattaatgaACTAGAAAATCGACAATGCGTACTGTCTTTTTCCGTACTGCAAGTCCTTTCGCATACGCCTTTGCTTCTGAAGTTGTTATCGTTTCCCCCACAACCGCTGTATGAGAATTTTACGCAACTGCTTTCAGATGACTTGTAATACCAGCGGACAAGGTCATCGCCACAGGAACCCTCTTTTTTGGGAAGCGAACATACATCATTGCCGGTGACTGGCATCGAccatacaaaaataaaaatacgcCTTGTTTAATATTATCACATAATAGAAACTTTCAAAAGGATATGTGAATATTCAAACTAATCAAATTCTCACCTGCAGTTGTAGAGTCGACTAGAACTAGTGACAGCGCCAGTGCAGCTCCACAGAGGTGCAATAATACGCGTCTCGTTTGTTCCATGATCTTTTATTTCAACCTCTGCCGAATATCTGTTGAGCCGCATCGAATATATAAGTTGGTCTGTACCAATAAAACCAACGTGGGACAGGGTTACTTAGTAATTTAGCATTCATAAAATAGgataatacaaataaaaattcttTAATTATTACGATAACATACATaccaattatattatttcaatgacaccCATGAATAACTCTTTGCAATATTCTACGGCCTGGACAATAGTTATCGGTAGTTAGTTTTAAGTGGATTATAGGCTCGGGCGTCAAATTCACAATACTCCACTAAGTTTAAGTCGGAATTTAGTAGTTTACGGCGATAAGCATCTTGTCCTCCTAGAAGCAGCTGTTCGATTGAACTAAGCAGACAAATTAATGGTTTGGCAAAGATGAAGTATTGTGGCGTTTATAACTCCTTTCTTTCTGTTTGGAAACTGCTACCATGCAAAGTTCTACTTACTCCGACTGGATCTTAATTTTACCACTATTTTTGTTCAGTGGATACCGCCAATGAAAGGCGTTTCAACTCGTAGCTTAATGGATATTTAGAATTGTAAATCACGAATGATCCGCGGAAAAACATTGTGTAACCTAATCGAATTcgtttctttctttttaaattcttttccGTAGAATTCATTCGGCTTTTTATATCATGCAGAATAATCTGCTGAATTCGCCCGGTTTACGGCAAATCTTGTTGTCATTTCTTATTGCAGATCTGTATTCAGCGGGTTTGACTTTATAGAAAACGGTTTTACATAAAGCATAGCGACAGCCTTCTGATACGCTGCACTTCAGTTCatatcgtcgtcgtcgtcgtctcgTTGTCGTCTGTTATTACTTTTTTCATTGTAGTATCGTATAAATATTGGTCATTTGAACATGTTCCCCTCCAAGCTGATCGGTTCGCGATTCTCGTATTGAATTAATACGCCCAGGTACCGATACGATCCTGTGATGTTGGTAGATATTGCTTGCTACTGCCGGCCGTAGAAATCCAATATAGATACTGATCAAGTATTCTCACCATGCATCGACGTCAGATCGCCTGAAGCCTATCCAAACAATCGAATACTCTTGTCTTATGGTGACAAAACGGATAAGTTTCCCAGCTCCTATCAATCCGGACAAGATGATCATCCAAGCCGACATAGCTCGCGCAATGGGTGAAATTGCTCGCTACCTGGCTGCTGGGCGAATAGTCTTTCACtttattttttcacaatttaaCAAGCTCCACTGCGGGCATTACAACGTTGGGACCATTTTATGGGAATTTCTATCTAGCAAATCTCTCAAGTTCAGTGCTATTTGCCGAGTGAAACGAACGAATCGACGGCAGTTTTGTCGACACTTACTGTTTAAAACGGAGACTGGTCATACTTCGTGACCTGAACCCACAGACTTATATCTAAATATGTACATCTAGACTGTGGACCTGGAGGCAGGGA carries:
- the LOC141902651 gene encoding uncharacterized protein LOC141902651, with product MEQTRRVLLHLCGAALALSLVLVDSTTAVTGNDVCSLPKKEGSCGDDLVRWYYKSSESSCVKFSYSGCGGNDNNFRSKGVCERTCSTEKDSVSKKAKSSGNGRKGKATGGGALMKKSSDLDENEEERKKRFIGGLLGGLGRRLLGGLIRRGGKKLFRSIRRGRIFRRFRRRRRIFRRFRRRIFRRKRRVFRRFRRRIIRRTRRRYYPRRIWYPRCPKYPIWKRVTCLVKYMHYRQYRRCLYPTWRG